CAAAACAAATAAAAAACCCAAAAACAAATACAAAGATGGATACTATCAGAAATGAAAATGGAGCAAATACGGCACATACACGAAGACGAAAGCAGAGTGTACACCGAAAGTAAAGACCCCTTGAACAGTAGACAAAAGAAGGAAAACCAACAAGATTGTTCAATGGATACGTAGAATGGCTCAGATGGCCCAACTCCTAGTCGGGCTAGAAACAGTCATGTGTCATATTCAAAACGGAAAGTTCCGTAGTAACGAAATAGAAATTCATGTTTCCGTGCATGTTTCATCGGAAAACGTCATCCTGTTTCCATTTTCGTTTGCCCTAAAAAATAATTCTGTTTTCGTTTTTGTCTTGCAATTTTTCATTTCCACTTCAATTTTTCCTCTTAATTTCCATTTTTTTAAGATAAGCGGAAAGCTTTCACTCTACTTTCATCCATACTCTAGTGTATTTCACAGGAATTTCATGGTCTTAATACGTCTAGTGTGTTCCATAAAAAAGTGTACGCGCCGGGGAGAtcccttttcgaaaaaaataaaaaagtgtACGCAGTAGCTATCGAGAACAAACTGCATGATAGATGTATACGGCCGTGTGCACGAACGAGGTACACGTAACTAATCGCATGTGCCCTCCAAACGCGGCAGGGTCACGCTGGCGCGTCGCCGCCCTGCCGCGCGTCGCCACCTTGCTCCCGCCCGTTCCAGACTCTTCGCCACTCGCCACGACACCACCGAGCCGCCCCTATAAGATAAGCCACCGTCACAGACTCCCATCAGCTCAAAGCGAAACAGAAGAAGCACTCACACAGAGAAATCCAAACCACACTCGATCGTCGCCATTCTCTGCTGATATCACACCCAGGCTAGCAGCCATGATGGCTTCACGAGCCGCCACCGCGCTCCGCACGGCCGCCCTGCAGGGCTACTTCCGGAGGTCGGCCTCCACCGCGGCCGCGCACGCCGAGAGGCCCAAGGCCAAGCCCATGGGCGACTACGTGCCGGTGTACGTGGCGCTGGGGATGATCGGCCTGGCGGGGGCGCTGGGGCTGCACACGGCGCGGCAGCAGCTGGCGCACGCGCCCAACGTCTGGGTCGACAAGCGCAAGCGCGAGGCGGTGCCCGAGGTGGCGGACCCGGACCTCGCCCTCGACGAGGCCGAGCGCTTCGTCGGCGGCTCCGTGTTCCGCAAGGTCGCCCACGTCCAGGACGACCGCTCCCTCACCGCCGGCGTCGCCGACCCCGTCGCCGACTACCCGTACGACCACGCCGTTCCTCGTTCCTATCGATTGGTTATCACTTCCTGCGCGCAGAGTGGTGGTTTGATTGATGTACGTGACTGATGTTGGATAACTTGTGTTTCTCAGGGCGAGGAAGGCGGTGACGCTCAAGGACGTCGGCGTGGACCCGCCGGGGATCCCCGAGCAGAGCAGGGAGGGCGTCCTCGACaggatcttcaagaagaacacCGCTTAATTTCGGAGAGGAGGGGCAGGCAGGACGCATCAGCTTCATTCCCTTTCTTGCGTTAACTAGCTAGCTTTGCGTTTCAATAGTCAGATCGGCTGCACTTTTTCTGGAAGCCGGTCGATGTTTCGCGAACGTGACACGTGATGGTGTTGTACATATGTATCCAGTCATCTCGAGAACTATGGTTTGTTCATG
The sequence above is a segment of the Aegilops tauschii subsp. strangulata cultivar AL8/78 chromosome 6, Aet v6.0, whole genome shotgun sequence genome. Coding sequences within it:
- the LOC109755622 gene encoding uncharacterized protein, which codes for MMASRAATALRTAALQGYFRRSASTAAAHAERPKAKPMGDYVPVYVALGMIGLAGALGLHTARQQLAHAPNVWVDKRKREAVPEVADPDLALDEAERFVGGSVFRKVAHVQDDRSLTAGVADPVADYPARKAVTLKDVGVDPPGIPEQSREGVLDRIFKKNTA